One Mastacembelus armatus chromosome 10, fMasArm1.2, whole genome shotgun sequence DNA window includes the following coding sequences:
- the zgc:165573 gene encoding cysteine-rich and transmembrane domain-containing protein 1 — translation MNFEQPPPYPGSGPTAPGYPVQGPPPQGYPPQAYPQQGYPVNMEQPNPAYPSYPAGPTCGGGPYPGPGQPPYHGYPGQPQFGWQGGPPPGPMYGEAPKNTVYVVEDRRRDDTADTCLTACWTALCCCCLWDMLT, via the exons ATGAATTTTGAGCAGCCTCCTCCATACCCGGGAAGTGGCCCCACTGCTCCAGGCTACCCGGTCCAGGGCCCACCTCCACAAGGTTATCCACCTCAGGCTTATCCTCAACAGGGATACCCTGTGAACATGGAACAGCCTAATCCTGCATACCCTAGCTACCCTGCTGGACCAACATGTGGTGGAGGTCCTTATCCTGGTCCAGGACAGCCTCCTTACCATGGGTACCCTggacaaccacagtttggttggCAGGGGGGACCCCCTCCTGGGCCTATGTATGGGGAAGCTCCCAAAAACACAG tgTACGTGGTGGAGGACAGGAGAAGAGACgacacagcagacacatgtCTGACAGCCTGCTGGACTGCtctgtgttgctgctgtcttTGGGACATGCTGACATAA